GTCTTCATTTAACTAGTAAGCGTGTGCGCACAGGTACTCACAGCATTGATTCCAGACAGCTGCTGGGACAGCTGCAGCATGATGGCTACAGCGATGGGCTGTCGGTAGAGCGGAGAGCGGAACAGTTCAGGAATGGTGACTTTCTTCTCTCTCATCATCTGTCTGCTCTCTTCCTTCATCTCCTGCATGTCTGCGGCCACATCTGTCGTCCCGCGCAGCTTTTTAAGCActaaatgcacataaaaacatttgtttacaCTAATGAAAGCACTCTGCTGTATCATATGTTTGATACATGTGGATGTTTAGGTCCGGTGGGTCCATGCTTACCTGATTTGGCTTTGTTTTCCTCATTGCGGATGATGAGGAGAAATCGAGGGCTCTCGGGGCAGAAGGGCAGTAAACAGCACTGCAGCAGGGCGGGGATGAAGGTAAAGCCCAGGAGGAACGGCCACGTGGTTTCGTTACCCATAATAACGTCCATGCCAAAGATCTACAACACACAAAacagaatataaatataaacgGTAGAAATGTCCATGTCAGATTTATTAAGATGTCCAAAATGTGTACCTGTGCCATGAGGATGCCAATAACGATGCCCAGCTGATGAAGGGTGCCAAGGGCTCCTCTTAGGGCTGTGGGAGCCACCTCACCCACATACATGGGTACAAAGCCTGTGGATAGACCAGAGTAAAGGCCCACCACGAACCGTCCAGTAATAAGCATCTCCCAGGACGCACCCATCTTAGAGAAGCCCATGAGTGCTGCAGCGATGAAAGCCAGGACATTAGCCATGAGCATGGAGTTTCTCCTGAAATTAGACAAACATTTAATCATCCAATAACTATCAGAAACCAGGACTGAATAGTTCAGGCTTTAAACAAGGCCTTAAATAATGTAAGTGTCGTAATTAAtgttaaaacaatattaatactGTAGGTACAGCAGTACTTCACCTTCCAAAACGGTTGACAAACAGCCCGACGGAGAAGGATCCAACAATGCCGCCCACGGAGAAGATGGCCACAGACAGAGACCACAGAGTAGTCATGGTTGTTTTAGGGATGAGCTCCCCATATCGATCATTCCATGTCTTATTGTAGAAGGCCTCAATGATCTAAAACACAAATACAGACAATCAtcattaaaactgcaatttacAGAAATTTTTCATACAAAGCCTGACAGTACcctttacattttattataataattcacCAGTTTATTTCTaagaataaaaacatcaaaattaaaattataagtTTAATCACATTATCAATAatgctttaaatatttttaaatttgtgtGACACTAATACTTCAACATTATCTAATATCACAAATTAGCTCTGTGTGCTTGCGATTTATGTTCTAATGAGCAATTCTGTCCAGTAGGTGGCTCACTGCCTTGCTCAGTATTAGGTAACATGATTTTGTGATGGAAACCAAGACCCACAGAGGGAGTCAAGTTTCTATGGTATCTCTGGATCACGTGTTTGTTgataaacaaacacagactgTCTGTGACTAACCCTTATAAAGCACCTGTGGCTTTTAGAGGAATGTCACCCAATGACATGCAAGCTACATATTAAAGGAAGAAAAAAGTTTGTTCTGAATGATCTGTTGGTGCATTAAGGTCAAAAAGTCCAACCACTTCCTGTCTCTCATCTCTCGCCGTCAGCTGTCTGACACTTTAAGCATCTAACAAGCCTATTTTTATGTAATAATGTAATCTTTTTTGCATCTGAGGTGCTAAATTGCTTATAAAATAACTCCTCATAAGACAATATCCTTTAGAAACTTTGTGTAGTAAAAGTAAAAGATGGCCACAGCTGTCCGCAGTCCCCATCCGCTGtcattgtatgaaaaaaaaaaaaaacagtgggtttggaaagacatgagggtgaggaaatgacaatttttatttaatcagGTTGACTACTCCTCCTTTAATGGTTTATTATCTGAATAAAATTCCACCTATACCTGTCACAAATAATACAGTCCATTCATAGAGGAGTTTCAGGCTAGATGCATTTATAACAATATAGTTTTAGTGATTTGTGCAGTCTCAGTTATGGAAGGTCTGCAGACAAGGAGCCCTTGAGGTAATCTTATCGAAGCGATTATTTATAGAGAGGGTCTGCGTCAGACCCACACCCACACATGTTAGTCCTATTATGCCCTCACCACCACAGGCCTATCTCACACACTAAAACTATTGTTACAACCGACAGCAACACAAACAGTGAAAGCAAACACACTATTCATTACCAGAGGCCAGTGTGTACAGAGTCTATTGGCATTTCAGTAGTTATGGATGCACCTATGATAAAATTCTGGCCGATAACAACAGGCAGATAAATGGCCAATGTTAAAATTGTATTCTATTTTGTCTAAATTCATAAAAATCTAAATACTATAAAGTCAAATTTAATGCTAAAATTAAATGCTACAATTGAATTTAAGCATCACAACGTTACAATGAATACTATTATGAATTACATCTCCTCTGGGAGAAGGTACAGGATTCCACGCTGCAAACTGAACCGCTTTAAAAATTTGTTTGTGCCGGTATCTCTCAAGTTAATAAACCTGGAATAGTGACACTTATTGTATTGGTTGTATATTTATTGTAtgtattgtgtgtatatatttttttaggtgTACCAGGTGATGTTGGAATGTTTTGAGTCTACTCCAAATTTCCCTACTAGGGACTATAAAGTATATTtcaatatttccattttgaCCCTTGCTAAAGATTAGGTTTTtcagtgttattaaattattagcgTTTTTAAAGATAAACATTAAGTGAGCTTAAGACGgcaatctaaatgtaaaaagctTGTTTTCTCCACAGAATATAAAAAAAGGATAATTGgataactttttatctcacaattctgggtttttttctcgcaattgcgagtttacattactcagaattgcatgatataaagtcgcaattgtgttatatctcacaattctgacttctttttttttttttagaaagaagAGAAAATAAGTatgcataattaaatatttatcagCTGACACGTATGCTAAAAAATGCTAATACTGGCTGAAAACCAATatggtagggctgggcgatatggcttAAAAAAAATCTCCGATTTTTTCACACCAAACCCGATtttcgattttaatcgattttTTTTCTACTTAAAAACAAACTACAACCGACAAAGAAATTGCTCAAAACAAATGTGCTCTTTATTTTGTTCAGATTTTCGCTTATGCAGTTTAATCTAAATTTCCCCTTTGTGCATAAGTGTATCAGGAAACAAGCCTCAAAACATGCTTGTAAATGAGATGGCAGGCACTGCCATTGTAAACAGTGAAAATGTAGCTTATCAGTTTTCTATTACTTTCAAACTTACAGTGACACaatgcacctttaaaataaattaaaatataaataaaaaaataaaattgtgtgTCCCTCTTTGATAAAACACTTttggttaaataaatgtaacaaaaatgacaaaattagatctattacaaaaatacatactTGTCACAGTGGTATTCATAAAGTGcaaacaaaactttaaacaGTTTTCCTGAATCCCTGAAATtgtaaacaaaatgaaacatcTGCATCCATTACTTTAGTTTCAACATTCTTCTTTTATGCACTTTTAGCCAGGAAGACAAGCCTGTCTACTACCTCTGGCTTGAGGCATGCCCGGTTACATGTAACAATGCTCTTTCTTGCCATAGGGGTTACAATTCAAAAATCTTTCTAAGATtgtagtttgtttttttgcggGTGTGTGTGAACTGCGGTCTTGTTCTCTTCGTTGAGAGGCACACACCTCCCACTTGGCTGCATGCCTCTGTTTAAGATGCTGGAATAAATTTGTTGTGCTGCTACCTTTGGTAGCAA
Above is a genomic segment from Chanodichthys erythropterus isolate Z2021 chromosome 21, ASM2448905v1, whole genome shotgun sequence containing:
- the slc2a1b gene encoding solute carrier family 2, facilitated glucose transporter member 1 isoform X2 — encoded protein: MLAVGTAVIGSLQFGYNTGVINAPQNIIEAFYNKTWNDRYGELIPKTTMTTLWSLSVAIFSVGGIVGSFSVGLFVNRFGRRNSMLMANVLAFIAAALMGFSKMGASWEMLITGRFVVGLYSGLSTGFVPMYVGEVAPTALRGALGTLHQLGIVIGILMAQIFGMDVIMGNETTWPFLLGFTFIPALLQCCLLPFCPESPRFLLIIRNEENKAKSVLKKLRGTTDVAADMQEMKEESRQMMREKKVTIPELFRSPLYRQPIAVAIMLQLSQQLSGINAVFYYSTKIFEKAGVKQPVYATIGAGVVNTAFTVVSLFVVERAGRRSLHLLGLLGMAGSAVLMTIALALLENYEWMSYISIIAIFGFVAFFEIGPGPIPWFIVAELFSQGPRPSAFAVAGFCNWTANFIVGMCFQYVEELCGPYVFIIFTIFLLCFFIFTYFKVPETKGRTFDEISAGFRQAASAAEKHSPEELNSLGADSQL
- the slc2a1b gene encoding solute carrier family 2, facilitated glucose transporter member 1 isoform X1, which codes for MEGEKQLTWPLMLAVGTAVIGSLQFGYNTGVINAPQNIIEAFYNKTWNDRYGELIPKTTMTTLWSLSVAIFSVGGIVGSFSVGLFVNRFGRRNSMLMANVLAFIAAALMGFSKMGASWEMLITGRFVVGLYSGLSTGFVPMYVGEVAPTALRGALGTLHQLGIVIGILMAQIFGMDVIMGNETTWPFLLGFTFIPALLQCCLLPFCPESPRFLLIIRNEENKAKSVLKKLRGTTDVAADMQEMKEESRQMMREKKVTIPELFRSPLYRQPIAVAIMLQLSQQLSGINAVFYYSTKIFEKAGVKQPVYATIGAGVVNTAFTVVSLFVVERAGRRSLHLLGLLGMAGSAVLMTIALALLENYEWMSYISIIAIFGFVAFFEIGPGPIPWFIVAELFSQGPRPSAFAVAGFCNWTANFIVGMCFQYVEELCGPYVFIIFTIFLLCFFIFTYFKVPETKGRTFDEISAGFRQAASAAEKHSPEELNSLGADSQL